A single genomic interval of Carassius auratus strain Wakin chromosome 30, ASM336829v1, whole genome shotgun sequence harbors:
- the LOC113048833 gene encoding MICOS complex subunit MIC27-like, which produces MTPPAFRSKTERGGTGMAAKILKYAALPAAVAVGLSSFRIYSINEKINEELLSPRELSIYSPDGPEVRFVEEQPGVVQTGLGAVRVGLQPYVRAVQNTFTSVKVGVISVYHAGQDSYHFLRDPPPGFLPRVGVIGVSGLGGLILARKGSRLKKIFVPLSLATAGAAVCYPTQTVGVLKITGKKVYTVSSSVASVFKSKPKEDVTMPVFSMESAAAVTSSDTEALSSDCEPASAVPHQDVTPVTQVVPSVDLAPVTDVLEDSAEPPSVVDVASGNAAPLSESESPPAPAVETAPEPVLDAQSIPVPEPASSAEMDITPVVKSDPEIVLEAAPAVVIEEATPSTTPTVEETTPPEAANLTTADEEAVSVAPPPAEEAIPLTPPPAEEAPPSSDPSVDEPATVKSGFVPDPSLLDHGQSNPEDADMYSTRS; this is translated from the exons ATGACTCCTCCTGCTTTCCGTAGTAAGACCGAAAGGGGCGGGACCGGCATGGCGGCCAAG ATTCTGAAGTATGCAGCTCTTCCTGCTGCTGTTGCAGTGGGTTTGAGCTCATTCAGGATTTATTCcataaatgagaaaataaacGAGGAGCTATTATCTCCAAGAGAG TTGTCCATCTACTCTCCAGATGGTCCTGAGGTGCGCTTTGTGGAGGAACAGCCTGGTGTAGTGCAGACGGGGCTGGGGGCCGTGAGGGTGGGCCTGCAGCCGTACGTCAGAGCAGTGCAG AACACCTTCACTTCAGTCAAAGTCGGAGTGATATCTGTTTACCATGCAGGGCAAG ACTCCTATCACTTCCTTCGAGATCCACCTCCTGGCTTCCTGCCTAGAGTGGGTGTCATCGGTGTGTCCGGATTGGGTGGCCTGATACTGGCACGCAAGG GCTCTCGTTTAAAGAAGATATTCGTTCCTCTTAGTCTGGCTACCGCTGGTGCTGCAGTCTGTTACCCCACACAGACCGTCGGAGTCCTGAAG attacTGGTAAAAAGGTGTATACTGTCAGTTCGTCTGTTGCTTCAGTGTTTAAATCCAAACCAAAGGAAGATGTCACCATGCCTGTTTTTAGTATGGAG tcTGCTGCCGCTGTAACAAGCTCAGATACAGAAGCACTTTCGTCCGATTGTGAGCCGGCCTCTGCTGTTCCACATCAGGATGTCACACCAGTAACACAAGTTGTCCCATCAGTGGATTTAGCCCCAGTAACAGATGTGTTAGAAGATTCTGCAGAACCTCCTTCTGTTGTTGATGTAGCGTCTGGAAACGCTGCCCCACTCTCTGAATCTGAATCTCCTCCTGCACCTGCTGTAGAAACTGCCCCTGAGCCTGTCCTAGATGCGCAATCCATCCCTGTTCCCGAGCCAGCATCTTCTGCTGAAATGGATATTACTCCTGTTGTGAAGTCTGATCCTGAAATTGTCCTAGAAGCTGCACCTGCAGTTGTTATAGAAGAGGCCACACCCTCAACTACACCTACTGTAGAGGAAACCACACCCCCTGAAGCTGCCAACTTAACCACAGCAGACGAGGAAGCAGTTTCTGTTGCCCCGCCCCCTGCTGAAGAAGCCATTCCTTTGACACCTCCCCCAGCTGAGGAAGCCCCGCCTTCATCTGATCCTTCTGTAGATGAGCCAGCCACAG TGAAGTCAGGTTTTGTTCCTGACCCTTCTCTGCTTGACCACGGCCAGTCTAATCCAGAGGATGCAGACATGTACAGCACACGGAGCTGA
- the radx gene encoding RPA-related protein RADX isoform X2, with protein sequence MEGPSDRSDSGSGSALQAVFEQLRSTHTLSLTLTEPLCLAVIALDRYLSAQHPAAESYSYDLTVTDGRWRIKCQFADSLSRWVKTGSLRCGAGVLVSQLSMVHDETRLSHSYIRIDSIHSVVDLPERFLSVQDVGSIPEWCQDHVTQSDGPLQLSRKYYLPLWINDDPYGSVWVPYSPPPDVVIDVSRITLLADLDAFFHSSRRPLPLLVRILHRSRIRYYGKPGQNIDFPFQVYCEVADQSGVMSMVVWNDLCPEWFNRLTVGSVLYLQQYSLKHSYQNRSRPQIRTLSLMTFNSIEISLNPRSPASVVTVIPPKSVQPQWDLPDVPYNFATRSEVDSMNNNQACDIIGLVTYVGRVERIRSKEKTGPEKFWAYRWVHAVDGTTDTPFILEIFSSSQPEIFNNICPMTYLVCTQMRVCKTGCSVYLTSSTETQLFITGCHKKQPYVNEPKVKAFIQWTKTLKDSVMLRRTSVGGHYCYPPAPPTNSNMTNEPITAVADLKGELQSLQYREHRRLAVQGYVAAVQYHAWPPQPETPHSEQQQEGVSVRGVSDTGAAASSSTGEEMTLTQREMDSTSPDSDITVSPKRRRVQTGSIGVHRQYLTRSKMQSNRQVGVSSHEEEEEERQDEGELESEESEVEDASVRRPAVEKEIDHTSQDVQQAASHPTALWESRVWPLVKQQVTDHICCGRLDQESIPEKFHFDDREVLLHHLNLSPARWTPDLTSQTHTHTSVACTGYFTLTILGLNQRAAVDVQFVPVISPDDPRAAGVPHTQHDNSLLSCISTGQLCVQPDGSCPAPESLMCSAPQLESERVVCIVDLCLLGERRVETICSKLYRTADICQPDGTP encoded by the exons ATGGAAGGCCCGTCGGATCGCAGTGACAGCGGGTCCGGTTCTGCTCTCCAGGCGGTGTTTGAGCAGCTGCGGTCCACGCACACTCTCTCCCTGACCCTCACCGAGCCGCTGTGTCTGGCTGTCATCGCTCTGGACCGCTACCTGAGCGCACAGCATCCCGCCGCTGAGAGCTACAGCTACGACCTGACGGTAACGGACGGCCGGTGGCGGATAAAGTGTCAGTTCGCGGACAGTCTGAGCCGGTGGGTGAAGACGGGCTCGCTGCGTTGCGGTGCCGGGGTCCTGGTGTCCCAGCTGTCGATGGTCCACGACGAGACGAGGCTGAGTCACAGTTACATCAGAATAGACAGCATCCACAGCGTCGTGGATCTCCCGGAGAGGTTTCTGTCCGTTCAGGACGTGGGGAGTATCCCGGAGTGGTGTCAGGACCATGTAACCCAGTCCGATGGACCCCTGCAGCTGAGCAGAAAATATTATTTACCACTGTGGATAAACGATGATCCTTATGGAAGCGTTTGGGTTCCTTATAGCCCACCGCCAGACGTGGTCATTGATG TGTCTAGAATCACACTTCTGGCCGATCTGGATGCGTTCTTTCACAGCTCCAGACGACCTCTCCCACTGCTGGTCCGAATTCTGCACAGGTCCAGGATACGGTACTATGGCAAACCAGGACAAAACATTGACTTCCCGTTTCAG gTGTACTGTGAGGTGGCTGATCAGAGTGGCGTCATGTCTATGGTTGTATGGAATGATCTTTGTCCTGAATGGTTCAACAGACTGACAGTTGGCTCGGTTCTATATTTGCAACAGTACTCATTGAAACACAGTTATCAAAACAGATCTAGACCACAAATCCGCACACTCTCTCTTATGACTTTCAACTCCATTG AGATCAGCCTGAATCCTCGAAGTCCTGCCTCTGTAGTGACAGTGATTCCTCCAAAAAGTGTCCAGCCTCAGTGGGATCTGCCTGATGTCCCATACAACTTTGCCACAAG GTCAGAGGTGGACTCGATGAATAATAACCAAGCCTGTGACATCATTGGTTTAGTGACATATGTGGGCCGGGTTGAGCGAATTAGGAGCAAGGAGAAGACAG gacctGAAAAGTTCTGGGCATATCGTTGGGTACATGCAGTGGATGGGACAACTGACACACCATTTATCCTGGAGATCTTCTCCTCATCCCAGCCAGAGATCTTCAACAACATCTGCCCAA TGACGTATCTGGTGTGCACCCAGATGAGAGTGTGTAAGACGGGATGTTCTGTGTATCTGACCAGTAGCACAGAAACACAGCTCTTCATCACAG GCTGTCATAAAAAGCAGCCCTATGTCAATGAGCCAAAAGTGAAAGCATTCATTCAGTGGACTAAGACACTGAAGGACAGTGTGATGCTGCGGAGGACTTCGGTTGGAGGACATTACTGCTATCCTCCTGCACCACCCACCAACAGCAACATGACCA ATGAGCCGATTACAGCAGTGGCTGATCTGAAGGGAGAGCTGCAGAGTCTGCAGTACAGAGAGCACAGGAGACTGGCTGTACAGGGCTATGTGGCTGCTGTGCAGTACCACGCATGGCCACCACAACCTGAAACACCACACAGTGAACAACAG CAGGAGGGTGTCTCTGTACGAGGAGTCAGTGACACTGGAGCTGCAGCTTCTTCTTCCACAGGGGAGGAAATGACTCTGACACAGAGAGAAATGGATTCAACCTCACCTGATTCTGATATTACAGTCTCACCCAAACGCAGGAGAGTGCAGACAGGCTCAAT AGGAGTGCATCGGCAGTATCTCACCAGATCCAAAATGCAGTCCAACAG GCAGGTGGGCGTTTCCTCTcatgaagaggaggaagaagagcgGCAGGATGAAGGGGAGTTGGAGTCAGAGGAATCTGAGGTTGAAGATGCATCAGTTAGACGGCCAGCTGTAGAAAAAG agATTGACCACACATCACAAGATGTACAGCAAGCTGCCAGCCACCCCACTGCATTATGGGAGAGCAGAGTCTGGCCTTTAGTAAAACAGCAAGTGACCGATCACATTTGCTGTGGTAGACTCGATCAGGAAAGCATTCCTGAAAAATTCCACTTTGACGACAGAGAAGTTCTACTGCATCACCTGAACCTGAGCCCGGCCAGATGGACACCTGATCTCacctcacagacacacacgcacacatctgTGGCCTGCACCGGCTACTTCACACTCACGATTCTGG GGCTGAATCAAAGAGCCGCAGTAGATGTTCAGTTTGTGCCTGTCATCTCCCCTGATGACCCCAGAGCAGCTGGAGTGCCACACACTCAGCATGACAACTCCCTGCTGTCCTGCATATCAACAGGACAACTGTGTGTGCAGCCAGATGGTAGCTGCCCcgcaccag aGTCATTGATGTGTTCTGCCCCTCAGCTGGAGTCAGAGCGCGTGGTGTGTATTGTTGATCTCTGTCTGCTCGGAGAACGCAGGGTAGAAACGATCTGCTCCAAACTCTACAGGACAGCAGACATCTGCCAGCCTGATGGCACTCCGTGA
- the radx gene encoding RPA-related protein RADX isoform X1, protein MMEGPSDRSDSGSGSALQAVFEQLRSTHTLSLTLTEPLCLAVIALDRYLSAQHPAAESYSYDLTVTDGRWRIKCQFADSLSRWVKTGSLRCGAGVLVSQLSMVHDETRLSHSYIRIDSIHSVVDLPERFLSVQDVGSIPEWCQDHVTQSDGPLQLSRKYYLPLWINDDPYGSVWVPYSPPPDVVIDVSRITLLADLDAFFHSSRRPLPLLVRILHRSRIRYYGKPGQNIDFPFQVYCEVADQSGVMSMVVWNDLCPEWFNRLTVGSVLYLQQYSLKHSYQNRSRPQIRTLSLMTFNSIEISLNPRSPASVVTVIPPKSVQPQWDLPDVPYNFATRSEVDSMNNNQACDIIGLVTYVGRVERIRSKEKTGPEKFWAYRWVHAVDGTTDTPFILEIFSSSQPEIFNNICPMTYLVCTQMRVCKTGCSVYLTSSTETQLFITGCHKKQPYVNEPKVKAFIQWTKTLKDSVMLRRTSVGGHYCYPPAPPTNSNMTNEPITAVADLKGELQSLQYREHRRLAVQGYVAAVQYHAWPPQPETPHSEQQQEGVSVRGVSDTGAAASSSTGEEMTLTQREMDSTSPDSDITVSPKRRRVQTGSIGVHRQYLTRSKMQSNRQVGVSSHEEEEEERQDEGELESEESEVEDASVRRPAVEKEIDHTSQDVQQAASHPTALWESRVWPLVKQQVTDHICCGRLDQESIPEKFHFDDREVLLHHLNLSPARWTPDLTSQTHTHTSVACTGYFTLTILGLNQRAAVDVQFVPVISPDDPRAAGVPHTQHDNSLLSCISTGQLCVQPDGSCPAPESLMCSAPQLESERVVCIVDLCLLGERRVETICSKLYRTADICQPDGTP, encoded by the exons A TGATGGAAGGCCCGTCGGATCGCAGTGACAGCGGGTCCGGTTCTGCTCTCCAGGCGGTGTTTGAGCAGCTGCGGTCCACGCACACTCTCTCCCTGACCCTCACCGAGCCGCTGTGTCTGGCTGTCATCGCTCTGGACCGCTACCTGAGCGCACAGCATCCCGCCGCTGAGAGCTACAGCTACGACCTGACGGTAACGGACGGCCGGTGGCGGATAAAGTGTCAGTTCGCGGACAGTCTGAGCCGGTGGGTGAAGACGGGCTCGCTGCGTTGCGGTGCCGGGGTCCTGGTGTCCCAGCTGTCGATGGTCCACGACGAGACGAGGCTGAGTCACAGTTACATCAGAATAGACAGCATCCACAGCGTCGTGGATCTCCCGGAGAGGTTTCTGTCCGTTCAGGACGTGGGGAGTATCCCGGAGTGGTGTCAGGACCATGTAACCCAGTCCGATGGACCCCTGCAGCTGAGCAGAAAATATTATTTACCACTGTGGATAAACGATGATCCTTATGGAAGCGTTTGGGTTCCTTATAGCCCACCGCCAGACGTGGTCATTGATG TGTCTAGAATCACACTTCTGGCCGATCTGGATGCGTTCTTTCACAGCTCCAGACGACCTCTCCCACTGCTGGTCCGAATTCTGCACAGGTCCAGGATACGGTACTATGGCAAACCAGGACAAAACATTGACTTCCCGTTTCAG gTGTACTGTGAGGTGGCTGATCAGAGTGGCGTCATGTCTATGGTTGTATGGAATGATCTTTGTCCTGAATGGTTCAACAGACTGACAGTTGGCTCGGTTCTATATTTGCAACAGTACTCATTGAAACACAGTTATCAAAACAGATCTAGACCACAAATCCGCACACTCTCTCTTATGACTTTCAACTCCATTG AGATCAGCCTGAATCCTCGAAGTCCTGCCTCTGTAGTGACAGTGATTCCTCCAAAAAGTGTCCAGCCTCAGTGGGATCTGCCTGATGTCCCATACAACTTTGCCACAAG GTCAGAGGTGGACTCGATGAATAATAACCAAGCCTGTGACATCATTGGTTTAGTGACATATGTGGGCCGGGTTGAGCGAATTAGGAGCAAGGAGAAGACAG gacctGAAAAGTTCTGGGCATATCGTTGGGTACATGCAGTGGATGGGACAACTGACACACCATTTATCCTGGAGATCTTCTCCTCATCCCAGCCAGAGATCTTCAACAACATCTGCCCAA TGACGTATCTGGTGTGCACCCAGATGAGAGTGTGTAAGACGGGATGTTCTGTGTATCTGACCAGTAGCACAGAAACACAGCTCTTCATCACAG GCTGTCATAAAAAGCAGCCCTATGTCAATGAGCCAAAAGTGAAAGCATTCATTCAGTGGACTAAGACACTGAAGGACAGTGTGATGCTGCGGAGGACTTCGGTTGGAGGACATTACTGCTATCCTCCTGCACCACCCACCAACAGCAACATGACCA ATGAGCCGATTACAGCAGTGGCTGATCTGAAGGGAGAGCTGCAGAGTCTGCAGTACAGAGAGCACAGGAGACTGGCTGTACAGGGCTATGTGGCTGCTGTGCAGTACCACGCATGGCCACCACAACCTGAAACACCACACAGTGAACAACAG CAGGAGGGTGTCTCTGTACGAGGAGTCAGTGACACTGGAGCTGCAGCTTCTTCTTCCACAGGGGAGGAAATGACTCTGACACAGAGAGAAATGGATTCAACCTCACCTGATTCTGATATTACAGTCTCACCCAAACGCAGGAGAGTGCAGACAGGCTCAAT AGGAGTGCATCGGCAGTATCTCACCAGATCCAAAATGCAGTCCAACAG GCAGGTGGGCGTTTCCTCTcatgaagaggaggaagaagagcgGCAGGATGAAGGGGAGTTGGAGTCAGAGGAATCTGAGGTTGAAGATGCATCAGTTAGACGGCCAGCTGTAGAAAAAG agATTGACCACACATCACAAGATGTACAGCAAGCTGCCAGCCACCCCACTGCATTATGGGAGAGCAGAGTCTGGCCTTTAGTAAAACAGCAAGTGACCGATCACATTTGCTGTGGTAGACTCGATCAGGAAAGCATTCCTGAAAAATTCCACTTTGACGACAGAGAAGTTCTACTGCATCACCTGAACCTGAGCCCGGCCAGATGGACACCTGATCTCacctcacagacacacacgcacacatctgTGGCCTGCACCGGCTACTTCACACTCACGATTCTGG GGCTGAATCAAAGAGCCGCAGTAGATGTTCAGTTTGTGCCTGTCATCTCCCCTGATGACCCCAGAGCAGCTGGAGTGCCACACACTCAGCATGACAACTCCCTGCTGTCCTGCATATCAACAGGACAACTGTGTGTGCAGCCAGATGGTAGCTGCCCcgcaccag aGTCATTGATGTGTTCTGCCCCTCAGCTGGAGTCAGAGCGCGTGGTGTGTATTGTTGATCTCTGTCTGCTCGGAGAACGCAGGGTAGAAACGATCTGCTCCAAACTCTACAGGACAGCAGACATCTGCCAGCCTGATGGCACTCCGTGA
- the radx gene encoding RPA-related protein RADX isoform X3 translates to MMEGPSDRSDSGSGSALQAVFEQLRSTHTLSLTLTEPLCLAVIALDRYLSAQHPAAESYSYDLTVTDGRWRIKCQFADSLSRWVKTGSLRCGAGVLVSQLSMVHDETRLSHSYIRIDSIHSVVDLPERFLSVQDVGSIPEWCQDHVTQSDGPLQLSRKYYLPLWINDDPYGSVWVPYSPPPDVVIDVSRITLLADLDAFFHSSRRPLPLLVRILHRSRIRYYGKPGQNIDFPFQVYCEVADQSGVMSMVVWNDLCPEWFNRLTVGSVLYLQQYSLKHSYQNRSRPQIRTLSLMTFNSIEISLNPRSPASVVTVIPPKSVQPQWDLPDVPYNFATRSEVDSMNNNQACDIIGLVTYVGRVERIRSKEKTGPEKFWAYRWVHAVDGTTDTPFILEIFSSSQPEIFNNICPMTYLVCTQMRVCKTGCSVYLTSSTETQLFITGCHKKQPYVNEPKVKAFIQWTKTLKDSVMLRRTSVGGHYCYPPAPPTNSNMTNEPITAVADLKGELQSLQYREHRRLAVQGYVAAVQYHAWPPQPETPHSEQQQEGVSVRGVSDTGAAASSSTGEEMTLTQREMDSTSPDSDITVSPKRRRVQTGSIGVHRQYLTRSKMQSNRQVGVSSHEEEEEERQDEGELESEESEVEDASVRRPAVEKEIDHTSQDVQQAASHPTALWESRVWPLVKQQVTDHICCGRLDQESIPEKFHFDDREVLLHHLNLSPARWTPDLTSQTHTHTSVACTGYFTLTILGLNQRAAVDVQFVPVISPDDPRAAGVPHTQHDNSLLSCISTGQLCVQPDGSCPAPAGVRARGVYC, encoded by the exons A TGATGGAAGGCCCGTCGGATCGCAGTGACAGCGGGTCCGGTTCTGCTCTCCAGGCGGTGTTTGAGCAGCTGCGGTCCACGCACACTCTCTCCCTGACCCTCACCGAGCCGCTGTGTCTGGCTGTCATCGCTCTGGACCGCTACCTGAGCGCACAGCATCCCGCCGCTGAGAGCTACAGCTACGACCTGACGGTAACGGACGGCCGGTGGCGGATAAAGTGTCAGTTCGCGGACAGTCTGAGCCGGTGGGTGAAGACGGGCTCGCTGCGTTGCGGTGCCGGGGTCCTGGTGTCCCAGCTGTCGATGGTCCACGACGAGACGAGGCTGAGTCACAGTTACATCAGAATAGACAGCATCCACAGCGTCGTGGATCTCCCGGAGAGGTTTCTGTCCGTTCAGGACGTGGGGAGTATCCCGGAGTGGTGTCAGGACCATGTAACCCAGTCCGATGGACCCCTGCAGCTGAGCAGAAAATATTATTTACCACTGTGGATAAACGATGATCCTTATGGAAGCGTTTGGGTTCCTTATAGCCCACCGCCAGACGTGGTCATTGATG TGTCTAGAATCACACTTCTGGCCGATCTGGATGCGTTCTTTCACAGCTCCAGACGACCTCTCCCACTGCTGGTCCGAATTCTGCACAGGTCCAGGATACGGTACTATGGCAAACCAGGACAAAACATTGACTTCCCGTTTCAG gTGTACTGTGAGGTGGCTGATCAGAGTGGCGTCATGTCTATGGTTGTATGGAATGATCTTTGTCCTGAATGGTTCAACAGACTGACAGTTGGCTCGGTTCTATATTTGCAACAGTACTCATTGAAACACAGTTATCAAAACAGATCTAGACCACAAATCCGCACACTCTCTCTTATGACTTTCAACTCCATTG AGATCAGCCTGAATCCTCGAAGTCCTGCCTCTGTAGTGACAGTGATTCCTCCAAAAAGTGTCCAGCCTCAGTGGGATCTGCCTGATGTCCCATACAACTTTGCCACAAG GTCAGAGGTGGACTCGATGAATAATAACCAAGCCTGTGACATCATTGGTTTAGTGACATATGTGGGCCGGGTTGAGCGAATTAGGAGCAAGGAGAAGACAG gacctGAAAAGTTCTGGGCATATCGTTGGGTACATGCAGTGGATGGGACAACTGACACACCATTTATCCTGGAGATCTTCTCCTCATCCCAGCCAGAGATCTTCAACAACATCTGCCCAA TGACGTATCTGGTGTGCACCCAGATGAGAGTGTGTAAGACGGGATGTTCTGTGTATCTGACCAGTAGCACAGAAACACAGCTCTTCATCACAG GCTGTCATAAAAAGCAGCCCTATGTCAATGAGCCAAAAGTGAAAGCATTCATTCAGTGGACTAAGACACTGAAGGACAGTGTGATGCTGCGGAGGACTTCGGTTGGAGGACATTACTGCTATCCTCCTGCACCACCCACCAACAGCAACATGACCA ATGAGCCGATTACAGCAGTGGCTGATCTGAAGGGAGAGCTGCAGAGTCTGCAGTACAGAGAGCACAGGAGACTGGCTGTACAGGGCTATGTGGCTGCTGTGCAGTACCACGCATGGCCACCACAACCTGAAACACCACACAGTGAACAACAG CAGGAGGGTGTCTCTGTACGAGGAGTCAGTGACACTGGAGCTGCAGCTTCTTCTTCCACAGGGGAGGAAATGACTCTGACACAGAGAGAAATGGATTCAACCTCACCTGATTCTGATATTACAGTCTCACCCAAACGCAGGAGAGTGCAGACAGGCTCAAT AGGAGTGCATCGGCAGTATCTCACCAGATCCAAAATGCAGTCCAACAG GCAGGTGGGCGTTTCCTCTcatgaagaggaggaagaagagcgGCAGGATGAAGGGGAGTTGGAGTCAGAGGAATCTGAGGTTGAAGATGCATCAGTTAGACGGCCAGCTGTAGAAAAAG agATTGACCACACATCACAAGATGTACAGCAAGCTGCCAGCCACCCCACTGCATTATGGGAGAGCAGAGTCTGGCCTTTAGTAAAACAGCAAGTGACCGATCACATTTGCTGTGGTAGACTCGATCAGGAAAGCATTCCTGAAAAATTCCACTTTGACGACAGAGAAGTTCTACTGCATCACCTGAACCTGAGCCCGGCCAGATGGACACCTGATCTCacctcacagacacacacgcacacatctgTGGCCTGCACCGGCTACTTCACACTCACGATTCTGG GGCTGAATCAAAGAGCCGCAGTAGATGTTCAGTTTGTGCCTGTCATCTCCCCTGATGACCCCAGAGCAGCTGGAGTGCCACACACTCAGCATGACAACTCCCTGCTGTCCTGCATATCAACAGGACAACTGTGTGTGCAGCCAGATGGTAGCTGCCCcgcaccag CTGGAGTCAGAGCGCGTGGTGTGTATTGTTGA